In a single window of the Nocardiopsis composta genome:
- a CDS encoding MFS transporter, with protein MSASPSTPGTARPLDSAVGKVFRRVVPLFIVMLICNQLNRSNIGYAQVHLEADVGIGAAAYGLGAGLFFIAYALFELPSNMLMERYGPKVWLTRIMVSWGLVSAAMALVTNETTFYILRFLLGAAEAGFFPAIIYFFSRWLPESHRGRATALFVAGSSIAAAISGPLSGPLLSMHGIAGVAGWQWLFALEGALSVVVGLIAYRMLDSSVSDARWLGPEEKAALLGEIEREDAAKRAGAGTAKVSRLRLLLNRQMLIFCSIYFAIQLSIYANTFWLPTIVRRIEGTGDITVGLLSSLPWICAVAAMYAAGRASDRLGRSKPLLVAALLVAAVGTFLAAELSPAWALVMLCVAAMGFKSASPLFWTIPQGSVHPMAVAAAIAVINSLGNLGGFVAPYGFGLIKEATGEVTHGLYALAAMCLLAVVLTLLIRGDRTVGADAVDAPEGEAAARG; from the coding sequence ATGTCCGCATCGCCGAGCACCCCCGGCACCGCACGCCCCCTGGACTCCGCGGTCGGCAAGGTCTTCCGCCGCGTCGTCCCGCTGTTCATCGTGATGCTGATCTGCAATCAGCTGAACCGGTCCAACATCGGCTACGCCCAGGTCCACCTGGAGGCCGACGTCGGCATCGGCGCCGCCGCCTACGGGCTGGGCGCCGGCCTGTTCTTCATCGCCTACGCCCTGTTCGAGCTGCCCAGCAACATGCTGATGGAGCGCTACGGGCCGAAGGTCTGGCTCACCCGGATCATGGTGAGCTGGGGCCTGGTGTCGGCCGCGATGGCGCTGGTCACCAACGAGACGACCTTCTACATCCTGCGGTTCCTGCTCGGGGCCGCCGAGGCCGGGTTCTTCCCGGCGATCATCTACTTCTTCTCCCGCTGGCTGCCGGAGTCGCACCGCGGCCGGGCCACCGCGCTGTTCGTCGCCGGCTCCTCGATCGCCGCGGCGATCTCCGGGCCGCTGTCCGGGCCGCTGCTGAGCATGCACGGCATCGCCGGCGTGGCCGGCTGGCAGTGGCTGTTCGCCCTGGAGGGAGCGCTGTCGGTGGTGGTCGGCCTGATCGCCTACCGGATGCTGGACTCCTCGGTCTCCGACGCCCGGTGGCTGGGGCCGGAGGAGAAGGCTGCGCTGCTCGGCGAGATCGAGCGGGAGGACGCCGCCAAGCGCGCCGGGGCCGGCACGGCCAAGGTCTCCCGGCTGCGCCTGCTGCTCAACCGGCAGATGCTGATCTTCTGCTCGATCTACTTCGCGATCCAGCTGTCCATCTACGCCAACACCTTCTGGCTGCCCACCATCGTCCGGCGGATCGAGGGCACCGGCGACATCACCGTGGGGCTGCTCTCCTCCCTGCCCTGGATCTGCGCGGTGGCCGCGATGTACGCGGCCGGCCGCGCCTCCGACCGGCTGGGCCGCAGCAAGCCGCTGCTGGTCGCCGCGCTGCTGGTCGCGGCGGTCGGCACCTTCCTGGCGGCCGAGCTGTCGCCGGCCTGGGCGCTGGTGATGCTGTGCGTGGCGGCGATGGGCTTCAAGAGCGCCAGCCCGCTGTTCTGGACCATCCCGCAGGGCAGCGTGCACCCGATGGCCGTGGCGGCCGCGATCGCCGTCATCAACTCCCTGGGCAACCTGGGCGGTTTCGTCGCCCCCTACGGCTTCGGCCTGATCAAGGAGGCCACCGGCGAGGTCACCCACGGGCTGTACGCGCTGGCGGCGATGTGCCTGCTGGCGGTGGTGCTGACCCTGCTGATCCGCGGGGACCGCACCGTCGGCGCGGACGCAGTCGACGCCCCCGAGGGGGAGGCCGCCGCCCGGGGCTGA
- the kdgD gene encoding 5-dehydro-4-deoxyglucarate dehydratase, with translation MTDTSPTELAARIGSGLLSFPVTHFREADLSFDEDAYRDNIAHLGKYDVAGLFAAGGTGEFFSLTPEEADRVVRAAVAAAPQGVPVLAPAGYGTATAAAMAAAAERAGADGVLLFPPYLTEADQDGLAAHVRAVCSATSLGVVVYARANAVYAADTLAALAEECPNLIGYKDGVGDIEAIVRIRSALGDRLTYIGGLPTAETFALPYLELGATTYSSAIFNFLPEFALRFYGAVRERRSAEASALLDRFVLPYTRIRDRRRGYAVSIVKAGMRAVGRPAGPVRPPLSDLRPEEAAELSALIGRL, from the coding sequence GTGACCGACACCAGCCCGACCGAGCTCGCCGCGCGCATCGGCTCCGGCCTGCTGTCCTTCCCGGTGACGCACTTCCGGGAGGCCGACCTGTCCTTCGACGAGGACGCCTACCGGGACAACATCGCCCACCTCGGCAAGTACGACGTCGCCGGGCTGTTCGCGGCCGGCGGCACCGGGGAGTTCTTCTCGCTCACCCCCGAGGAGGCCGACCGGGTGGTGCGCGCCGCCGTCGCCGCCGCACCGCAGGGCGTACCGGTGCTGGCGCCCGCCGGGTACGGCACCGCGACCGCGGCCGCGATGGCGGCCGCCGCGGAGCGCGCCGGCGCCGACGGGGTGCTGCTCTTCCCGCCCTACCTCACCGAGGCCGACCAGGACGGGCTGGCCGCGCACGTGCGGGCGGTCTGCTCGGCGACCTCGCTGGGCGTGGTGGTCTACGCCCGGGCCAACGCGGTCTACGCCGCCGACACCCTGGCCGCCCTGGCCGAGGAGTGCCCCAACCTGATCGGGTACAAGGACGGCGTCGGCGACATCGAGGCGATCGTGCGGATCCGCTCCGCGCTGGGCGACCGGCTCACCTACATCGGCGGGCTGCCCACCGCCGAGACGTTCGCCCTGCCCTACCTGGAGCTCGGCGCCACCACCTACTCCTCGGCGATCTTCAACTTCCTGCCGGAGTTCGCGCTGCGCTTCTACGGGGCGGTGCGGGAGCGCCGGTCGGCGGAGGCGAGCGCGCTGCTGGACCGGTTCGTGCTGCCCTACACCCGGATCCGGGACCGCCGCCGGGGGTACGCGGTGAGCATCGTCAAGGCCGGGATGCGGGCGGTCGGCCGGCCCGCCGGCCCGGTCCGGCCGCCGCTGAGCGACCTGCGCCCCGAGGAGGCCGCCGAGCTGTCCGCGCTGATCGGGCGGCTGTGA
- a CDS encoding enolase C-terminal domain-like protein, with translation MPPSAKTPVVTAMRVVPVAGRDSMLLNLSGAHAPFFTRNLVVLTDSDGRTGVGEVPGGEGVRATLEDAADLVVGAPLGERNRVLGAVRDRFGHRDAGGRGAQTFDLRVTVHALTAVESAMLDLLGRYLEVPVAELLGDGVRRDRVPVLGYLFYVGDRNRTGLPYRTPPADGDAWLRLRDEEALTPQAVVRLAEAARERYGFRDFKLKGGVLPGEEEAAAVRALAERFPDARVTLDPNGAWPLERAVELGRSLRGVLAYAEDPCGAEGGYSGRETMAEFRRATGLPTATNMVATDWRQLGHAVRGSAVDIPLADPHFWTMQGSVRVAQLCDSWGLTWGSHSNNHFDVSLAMFTHVAAAAPGEITAIDTHWIWQDGQRLTADPPVIRDGELALPDRPGLGVELDMERVEAAHELYREHGLGGRDDAAAMRCLVPGWEFDPKRPALDR, from the coding sequence ATGCCACCTTCAGCGAAGACGCCCGTGGTCACCGCGATGCGGGTCGTCCCCGTCGCCGGGCGCGACTCCATGCTGCTCAACCTGAGCGGGGCGCACGCCCCGTTCTTCACCCGCAACCTGGTGGTGCTCACCGACTCCGACGGCCGCACCGGCGTCGGCGAGGTGCCCGGCGGGGAGGGCGTGCGCGCCACTCTGGAAGACGCCGCCGACCTGGTGGTGGGCGCGCCGCTGGGCGAGCGGAACCGGGTGCTGGGCGCCGTCCGGGACAGGTTCGGCCACCGGGACGCCGGCGGCCGCGGCGCGCAGACCTTCGACCTGCGGGTCACCGTGCACGCGCTGACCGCGGTGGAGTCGGCCATGCTGGACCTGCTCGGCCGGTACCTGGAGGTGCCGGTGGCCGAGCTGCTCGGCGACGGGGTGCGGCGCGACCGGGTCCCGGTGCTGGGCTACCTGTTCTACGTGGGCGACCGGAACCGCACCGGCCTGCCGTACCGCACCCCGCCCGCGGACGGGGACGCGTGGCTCCGGCTGCGCGACGAGGAGGCGCTGACCCCGCAGGCGGTGGTGCGGCTCGCCGAGGCCGCCCGGGAGCGGTACGGGTTCCGCGACTTCAAGCTCAAGGGCGGGGTGCTGCCCGGCGAGGAGGAGGCCGCCGCGGTCCGGGCGCTGGCCGAGCGGTTCCCCGACGCCCGGGTCACCCTGGACCCCAACGGCGCCTGGCCGCTGGAGCGGGCGGTGGAGCTGGGCCGCTCACTGCGCGGGGTGCTGGCCTACGCCGAGGACCCGTGCGGGGCGGAGGGCGGCTACTCCGGCCGGGAGACCATGGCCGAGTTCCGCCGCGCGACCGGGCTGCCCACCGCCACCAACATGGTCGCCACCGACTGGCGCCAGCTGGGGCACGCGGTGCGCGGCTCGGCGGTGGACATCCCGCTGGCCGACCCGCACTTCTGGACCATGCAGGGCTCGGTCCGGGTCGCGCAGCTGTGCGACTCCTGGGGGCTGACCTGGGGATCGCACTCCAACAACCACTTCGACGTCTCGCTGGCGATGTTCACCCACGTGGCCGCGGCCGCCCCGGGGGAGATCACCGCGATCGACACGCACTGGATCTGGCAGGACGGGCAGCGCCTCACCGCCGACCCGCCGGTGATCCGGGACGGGGAGCTGGCCCTGCCGGACCGGCCGGGGCTCGGCGTGGAGCTGGACATGGAGCGGGTGGAGGCCGCCCACGAGCTGTACCGGGAGCACGGCCTGGGCGGCCGGGACGACGCCGCGGCCATGCGGTGCCTGGTCCCCGGTTGGGAGTTCGACCCGAAGCGGCCGGCCCTGGACCGGTGA
- a CDS encoding LysR substrate-binding domain-containing protein, which translates to MFSLEQLGSFVAVAEELHYGRAAARLSMTQPPLSRRIQLLEHELGVQLVDRSRRSVRLTPAGRAFLPDARRILRLAQEASQSVRKVPQGKGGRVALGFTAAAAYSFLGEALTELGDRLPEVDLVLREMVTGAQVEALLAGRIDLGMVRPPVSGGDIATCPLAREDLVAAVPDGHPLASRERIDAADFHGRPFVMYSPWEARYFHEVLVGAFRAAGVAPEHTQYVGQIHTVLALVRAGLGAALVPEAARALHLDGVVLRPVTGLPPAPVELHAAWRTGNDNPALAAVVQVVRELGTARPGGAPPE; encoded by the coding sequence ATGTTCTCCCTGGAGCAGTTGGGCAGCTTCGTCGCGGTCGCCGAGGAGCTGCACTACGGCCGGGCCGCGGCCCGGCTCTCCATGACGCAGCCCCCGCTGAGCCGGCGCATCCAGCTGCTGGAGCACGAGCTCGGCGTGCAGCTGGTGGACCGCAGCCGCAGGTCGGTGCGGCTCACCCCGGCCGGCCGGGCGTTCCTGCCCGACGCCCGGCGGATCCTCCGCCTCGCCCAGGAGGCCTCCCAGTCGGTGCGCAAGGTGCCCCAGGGGAAGGGCGGCCGGGTCGCGCTGGGCTTCACCGCCGCCGCTGCCTACTCCTTCCTCGGCGAGGCCCTCACCGAACTGGGCGACCGGCTGCCCGAGGTCGACCTGGTGCTGCGCGAGATGGTCACCGGCGCCCAGGTGGAGGCGCTGCTCGCGGGCCGGATCGATCTGGGCATGGTGCGCCCGCCGGTCTCCGGCGGCGACATCGCCACCTGCCCGCTGGCCCGGGAGGACCTGGTCGCCGCGGTCCCGGACGGGCACCCGCTGGCCTCCCGGGAGCGCATCGACGCGGCCGACTTCCACGGCCGCCCGTTCGTCATGTACTCCCCCTGGGAGGCCCGCTACTTCCACGAGGTGCTGGTGGGGGCGTTCCGCGCCGCCGGGGTCGCCCCCGAGCACACCCAGTACGTCGGCCAGATCCACACCGTGCTGGCGCTGGTCCGGGCCGGGCTGGGCGCCGCACTGGTCCCCGAGGCCGCGCGCGCCCTGCACCTGGACGGGGTGGTGCTCCGCCCGGTCACCGGGCTGCCGCCGGCCCCGGTCGAACTGCACGCCGCCTGGCGCACCGGCAACGACAACCCGGCGCTGGCCGCGGTCGTCCAGGTCGTCCGGGAACTCGGCACCGCCCGGCCCGGGGGCGCCCCG
- a CDS encoding aldehyde dehydrogenase (NADP(+)): protein MTGTAAPGPGPAPTGRMFIGAERTAGSGPELRSTDPATGEPLEPGYPAAGAAEADRACALAEEAFDAYRATPAEQRAAFLEAVADGLEARTGALVRRAHRESGLPAARLTGEAARTTGQLRLFAEVLREGSWQGARIDPALPDRAPAPRPDIRRRRVPLGPVAVFGASNFPLAFSVAGGDTASALAAGCPVVAKAHEAHLGTSELAGGAIRDAVAAAGLPEGVFSLLVGEGPGLGQRLAADPRIAAIAFTGSQRAGLALARTAAERDRPIPVYAEMSAVNPVVLLPGALAARGAEIGRGLAASLTLGAGQFCTNPGLVVAVEGPGFTEFLRAASDAVAADPGATMLTPAIAGAYRQGVAAARGRTGVAAVAEGASGQGPAGAAAALLSVSAADFLADPAHREEVFGAASLVVRCGGTGEAVRVLRSLDGQLTATVHAETGPDGTGPDAAAARELLPLLERTAGRILFDSWPTGVEVGHAMVHGGPFPATTDPRSTSVGSAAVDRFLRPVAYQDVPQALLPPVLRDGNPEKAWRRIDGALTRD from the coding sequence GTGACCGGAACCGCCGCACCCGGACCGGGGCCCGCCCCCACCGGGCGGATGTTCATCGGCGCCGAGCGCACCGCGGGGAGCGGCCCCGAGCTCCGCTCCACCGACCCGGCCACCGGCGAGCCGCTGGAGCCGGGCTACCCGGCGGCCGGCGCCGCCGAGGCGGACCGGGCCTGCGCCCTGGCCGAGGAGGCCTTCGACGCCTACCGGGCGACCCCGGCCGAGCAGCGCGCCGCGTTCCTGGAGGCGGTCGCCGACGGGCTGGAGGCGCGCACCGGCGCCCTGGTGCGGCGCGCCCACCGGGAGAGCGGCCTGCCCGCCGCCCGGCTGACCGGGGAGGCCGCCCGCACCACCGGGCAGCTGCGGCTCTTCGCCGAGGTGCTGCGCGAAGGGAGCTGGCAGGGCGCCCGGATCGACCCGGCGCTGCCGGACCGCGCGCCGGCGCCGCGCCCCGACATCCGGCGGCGGCGCGTCCCGCTGGGCCCGGTGGCGGTGTTCGGCGCGAGCAACTTCCCGCTGGCGTTCTCGGTGGCCGGCGGCGATACCGCGTCCGCCCTGGCCGCCGGGTGCCCGGTGGTGGCCAAGGCGCACGAGGCGCACCTGGGCACCTCCGAGCTGGCGGGCGGCGCGATCCGGGACGCCGTCGCCGCGGCCGGCCTGCCCGAGGGGGTGTTCTCGCTGCTGGTCGGGGAGGGGCCCGGGCTGGGGCAGCGGCTGGCCGCCGACCCGCGGATCGCCGCGATCGCGTTCACCGGTTCGCAGCGGGCCGGGCTGGCGCTGGCCCGCACCGCCGCCGAGCGGGACCGCCCGATCCCGGTCTACGCCGAGATGAGCGCGGTCAACCCGGTGGTGCTGCTGCCCGGGGCGCTGGCCGCGCGCGGCGCGGAGATCGGCCGCGGCCTCGCCGCCTCGCTCACCCTGGGGGCCGGGCAGTTCTGCACCAACCCCGGCCTGGTCGTCGCGGTGGAGGGCCCCGGTTTCACGGAGTTCCTGCGGGCCGCGTCGGACGCGGTGGCCGCCGACCCGGGCGCGACCATGCTCACCCCCGCCATCGCCGGCGCCTACCGGCAGGGGGTGGCGGCGGCGCGCGGCCGCACCGGGGTGGCCGCCGTCGCGGAGGGCGCTTCCGGGCAGGGGCCGGCCGGCGCCGCCGCGGCGCTGCTCTCGGTGTCCGCCGCGGACTTCCTCGCCGACCCCGCGCACCGGGAGGAGGTGTTCGGCGCGGCGTCGCTGGTGGTGCGCTGCGGCGGCACCGGTGAGGCGGTGCGGGTGCTGCGCTCGCTGGACGGGCAGCTCACCGCGACCGTGCACGCCGAGACCGGCCCGGACGGCACCGGACCGGACGCGGCCGCCGCCCGGGAGCTGCTGCCGCTGCTGGAGCGGACCGCCGGGCGGATCCTGTTCGACTCCTGGCCGACCGGGGTGGAGGTGGGGCACGCGATGGTGCACGGCGGCCCGTTCCCGGCCACCACCGACCCGCGCAGCACCTCGGTAGGCTCCGCCGCCGTCGACCGGTTCCTGCGCCCGGTCGCCTACCAGGACGTGCCGCAGGCGCTGCTGCCGCCGGTGCTGCGCGACGGCAACCCGGAGAAGGCCTGGCGGCGGATCGACGGCGCCCTCACCCGCGACTGA